The Pyrenophora tritici-repentis strain M4 chromosome 10, whole genome shotgun sequence genome contains a region encoding:
- a CDS encoding 5-formyltetrahydrofolate cyclo-ligase, which translates to MTAPTSPDDDQNRKRIWARVYKQLLQHAIPDARFNYDFMCFTPDFRGSASAIDRLVALPCYKAASTILVTPDNSLERLRMQALKDGKRVLVATYRLRRGFVLLHPARIEQSKYDMAACLDGMEKPGIGRPVTLAQMRDESVKVDLCVTGGLVFNAQGVTIWEGHNLFEVQWAMLQDMKILREKAPVVAVAHGCQVVDEVELGAEKVTSDIQGEVQSDWVVTPDATVEIAAAKKPTSGIDFDTVDPEGLLNIPPLQELRGIRMMEQIMQRDGFVSKEEKPEAAPTEDEQLGISIVEKLMQSFKS; encoded by the coding sequence ATGACGGCGCCTACATCCCCCGACGACGACCAAAACAGAAAGCGCATCTGGGCGCGCGTATACAAGCAACTCCTCCAACACGCCATCCCCGATGCGCGCTTCAACTACGACTTCATGTGCTTCACGCCCGACTTCCGGGGCTCAGCTTCCGCCATCGACCGCCTAGTCGCGCTGCCATGCTACAAAGCCGCCTCTACCATACTCGTCACGCCGGACAATAGTCTCGAGCGGTTGCGCATGCAGGCGTTGAAAGATGGGAAGAGGGTGCTGGTTGCCACGTATAGGCTACGCAGGGGCTTTGTTTTATTACACCCCGCGCGCATAGAGCAGAGTAAATACGATATGGCTGCGTGTCTCGATGGTATGGAGAAGCCTGGCATAGGCCGACCTGTCACGTTAGCGCAGATGCGGGATGAGAGTGTCAAGGTGGACTTGTGTGTAACTGGTGGACTGGTGTTTAATGCACAGGGTGTGACGATTTGGGAGGGACATAATTTGTTCGAGGTGCAGTGGGCCATGTTGCAGGATATGAAGATATTGCGGGAAAAAGCGCCCGTCGTCGCCGTCGCACATGGGTGTCAAGTGGTTGACGAAGTTGAACTCGGCGCGGAGAAGGTTACGTCGGATATACAGGGTGAGGTACAGAGCGATTGGGTGGTAACACCAGACGCGACGGTCGAGATAGCTGCGGCGAAGAAGCCTACCAGCGGTATCGATTTCGACACTGTAGATCCTGAGGGTTTGCTCAACATACCGCCGCTGCAAGAGCTGCGAGGGATCCGTATGATGGAGCAGATCATGCAGCGGGATGGCTTTGTCTCGAAAGAAGAGAAGCCGGAAGCGGCACCAACTGAGGATGAGCAGCTGGGCATCAGTATAGTAGAGAAGTTGATGCAAAGCTTCAAGTCGTAG